A genomic region of Chelonia mydas isolate rCheMyd1 chromosome 9, rCheMyd1.pri.v2, whole genome shotgun sequence contains the following coding sequences:
- the EIF4G1 gene encoding eukaryotic translation initiation factor 4 gamma 1 isoform X12: protein MNKAPQPTGGAPTAPHPAPSPGLPQSAFPPGQTAPVVFNPSQATQMNTPSQPRQHFYQSRAQPPTSASRVQSNTSARPGPPAHVYPAASQVMMIPSQISYPASQGAYYIPGQGRSTYVVPTQQYPVQPGAPSFYPGANPPEFGTYAGAYYPAQGVQQFPAGVPAAQVMMNQQPPIPTKRERKTIRIRDPNQGGKDITEEIMSGARTSSTPTPPQAGSGLEPQANGETPHVAVIVRPDDRPKPVPVVSKPVSLEPSKSASPSPPPPLIAEVEPVPLAAVTLVPMESPVDVDTKAELAEAPAETHEPLKATTTVPGGMEQPEEASALDTEPQEEAAATPVLEPPALEPPAQPVLVETQEEVVPPEVVPPEVVPLDEELPAKPATPPSPSPPEEEASSEAVVESNGVLEETPEPVAEPPVCQLEPVVESPVAQPEELVLPNGLGVPGKQEADEPEEQPESDVSPISEPEEVKGEEPAIPASPPAEEEEEEQEEEEECEEPLEAQEQNSPLEAPLSQSSEEITQVAVSVPKKKRKMKELNKKEAVGDLLDAFKESQISDGASEAENKPPASVPAPEPKEAAPACPQEETEETWEEKEDKLDPEKVKAADQKYQYKEEQWKPLNPEEKKRYDREFLLGFQFIFASMQKPEGLPQISDVVLDKVSATTRLVNKTPMRPLDPIRLSGMNCGPDFTPSFANLGRPSMGNRGPPAGLGPRRSQQSQRKEPRKIIATVSLNEDIKLNKAEKAWKPSSKRAAEEEDPDNIKTQDLFRRVRSILNKLTPQMFQQLMKQVTELSIDTEERLKGVIDLIFEKAISEPNFSVAYANMCRCLMGLKVPTTDKPAVTVNFRKLLLNRCQKEFEKDKDDDEIFEKKQKEMDDAAAPEEKARLKEELDDARDKARRRSLGNIKFIGELFKLKMLTEAIMHDCVVKLLKNHDEESLECLCRLLTTIGKDLDFEKAKPRMDQYFNQMDKIIKEKKTSSRIRFMLQDVIDLRRNSWVPRRGDQGPKTIDQIHKEAEMEEHREHIKVQQLMSKQDKRRGPPGSSSGGGRGSQVADDGWNTVPISKGNRPIDTSRITKITKPGSIDSNNQLFAPGGRLSWGKGSSGGSGAKPADSASDANRPATSTLNRFSALQQSTPAESLDSRRVVQRSSSSRDRSEKAGERGERFERERLERGDRLERPDRGERADRNRPPITKRSYSKEMEDRSRERERQGAQEAVRKVSSMTEERDRSREPVKREPAPPAAPPKPALSEEELEKKSKAIIEEYLHINDMKEALQCVQELACPSQLYVFVRNGIESTLERSMIAREHMGLLLYQLVKAGNLTKEQYYKGVHDILEIAEDMEIDIPHIWLYLAELITPILREGGIAMEELFREIAKPLVPIGKASTLLLEILGLLCKGMSHKKAGTLWREGGLSWKEFLPEDQDVNKFVTEQKVEYTMGDSSDTPSRKELTAEELCKQMEKLLKENSNNQRIYDWIEANLSEQQVSSSIFVRALMTSVCHSAIVFENPYRVDTVVIKSRAKLLQKYVSEEQKELQALYALQALVVKLDQPPNLLRMFFDALYDEDVIKEEAFYKWESSKDPAEQQGKGVALKSVTAFFTWLREAEDESDNN, encoded by the exons AGGGGGTGCAGCAGTTCCCAGCCGGGGTCCCCGCTGCCCAGGTCATGATGAACCAGCAGCCGCCCATCCCGACAAAGCGAGAGCGCAAGACG ATCCGGATACGAGATCCAAACCAGGGCGGCAAAGACATCACCGAAGAAATCATGTCTGGAGCAAGGacctcttccacccccacccctcctcag GCTGGAAGCGGTTTGGAGCCACAGGCCAATGGCGAGACGCCCCACGTAGCGGTTATTGTCCGGCCAG ATGACCGCCCAAAGCCTGTCCCGGTTGTAAGTAAACCCGTCTCCCTAGAGCCAAGTAAATCAGCGTCCCCgtctcccccgcctcccctgaTCGCTGAGGTGGAGCCCGTGCCGCTGGCCGCGGTGACACTGGTGCCGATGGAGAGCCCAGTGGACGTGGACACTaaagcagagctggctgaggctCCTGCAGAGACACATGAACCTCTTAAAGCCACCACTACAGTGCCAGGGGGCATGGAGCAGCCCGAGGAAGCCTCTGCCTTGGACACAGAGCCCCAGGAGGAGGCAGCTGCCACCCCTGTCCTGGAACCCCCAGCCCTGGAACCCCCAGCCCAACCAGTGCTGGTAGAAACACAAGAGGAGGTGGTGCCCCCGGAGGTGGTGCCCCCGGAGGTGGTGCCCCTGGACGAGGAGCTGCCAGCTAAGCCTgccactccccccagcccctcgcccCCTGAGGAAGAGGCCTCCAGCGAAGCTGTTGTTGAATCCAATGGAGTCTTGGAGGAAACGCCTGAGCCAGTGGCCGAGCCACCTGTGTGCCAGCTAGAGCCGGTTGTGGAGTCTCCCGTTGCCCAGCCAGAGGAGCTGGTGCTGCCCAACGGGCTGGGGGTACCTGGCAAGCAGGAGGCCGAcgagccagaggagcagccagaGTCAGATGTCAGCCCCATCTCGGAACCCGAGGAGGTTAAGGGAGAGGAGCCGGccatcccagcctccccccctgcagaggaggaggaggaggaacaggaggaagaagaggagtgcGAGGAGCCCCTGGAAGCACAAGAGCAGAATTCCCCGTTGGAAGCGCCTCTTTCCCAGAGCTCCGAGGAGATCACGCAAG TTGCCGTGTCGGTGCCAAAGAAAAAGCGGAAAATGAAGGAGCTCAACAAGAAGGAAGCAGTGGGCGACCTGCTGGATGCCTTTAAAGAG TCTCAGATCAGCGATGGTGCCTCTGAGGCAGAGAACAAgcccccagcctctgtcccagccccGGAGCCCAAGGAGgccgccccagcctgcccccaggaGGAGACTGAGGAGACCTGGGAAGAGAAAGAGGACAAGCTGGATCCGGAGAAGGTCAAGGCCGCAGATCAGAAGTACCAGTACAAGGAAG AACAATGGAAGCCTCTGAACCCAGAGGAGAAGAAGAGATACGACCGGGAGTTCCTGCTGGGCTTCCAGTTCATCTTTGCCAGCATGCAGAAACCTGAGGGGCTGCCCCAGATCAGCGATGTGGTGCTGGACAAGGTCAGTGCCACCACCAGACTG GTGAATAAAACGCCGATGCGACCGCTGGACCCCATTCGCCTGAGCGGGATGAACTGCGGCCCTGACTTCACCCCTTCCTTTGCCAACCTGGGCCGTCCATCCATGGGCAACCGGGGACCG CCTGCAGGGTTGGGCCCACGCCGCTCGCAGCAGAGCCAGAGGAAAGAGCCCCGGAAAATCATTGCCACGGTCTCCCTGAACGAGGACATCAAGCTCAACAAGGCTGAGAAGGCCTGGAAGCCCAGCAGCAAGCGGGCTGCCGAGGAGGAGGATCCTGACAACATCAAGACGCAG GACCTGTTCCGGCGTGTGCGCAGCATCCTGAACAAGCTGACGCCGCAGATGTTCCAGCAGCTGATGAAGCAGGTCACGGAGCTGTCCATCGACACTGAGGAGCGGCTCAAGGGCGTCATTGACCTCATCTTCGAGAAGGCCATCTCCGAGCCAAACTTCTCCGTTGCCTATGCCAACATGTGCCGTTGCCTTATGGGG TTGAAAGTCCCCACGACTGACAAGCCGGCGGTGACCGTGAACTTCCGCAAGTTGCTGCTGAACCGCTGCCAGAAAGAGTTTGAGAAGGACAAGGACGACGACGAGATCTTTGAGAAGAAGCAGAAGGAGATGGATGATGCTGCTGCC ccggAGGAGAAGGCTCGCCTGAAGGAGGAGCTGGACGATGCTCGGGACAAGGCCAGGAGGCGCTCTCTGGGGAACATCAAGTTCATCGGGGAGCTCTTCAAGCTGAAGATGCTGACGGAGGCCATCATGCACGACTGCGTGGTCAAGCTGCTCAAGAACCATGACGAGGAGTCGCTCGAGTGCCTGTGCCGTCTGCTCACCACCATTGGCAAGGACCTGGACTTCGAGAAAGCCAAG CCCAGAATGGATCAGTATTTCAACCAGATGGATAAGATCATTAAGGAGAAGAAAACGTCATCTCGAATTCGCTTCATGCTGCAGGATGTGATTGACCTCAGGCGG AATAGCTGGGTGCCGCGGCGAGGAGACCAGGGCCCTAAAACCATTGACCAGATCCACAAGGAGGCGGAGATGGAGGAGCATCGGGAGCACATCAAAGTGCAGCAGCTCATGTCGAAGCAGGACAAGAGGAGAGGGCCTCCTGGCTCCTCATCTGGAG GTGGGCGAGGGAGCCAGGTTGCAGATGATGGCTGGAACACTGTCCCCATCAGCAAGGGCAACAGGCCTATTGACACCAGCCGGATAACCAAGATCACAAAG CCTGGATCGATCGACTCCAATAATCAGCTGTTTGCACCTGGTGGGCGtctgagctgggggaagggcagcagCGGGGGATCTGGTGCCAAGCCTGCTGACTCAG CTTCTGATGCCAACCGGCCAGCCACTAGCACCTTGAATCGCTTCTCAGCCCTGCAGCAGTCGACCCCCGCGGAGAGCCTGGATTCCCGGCGCGTGGTACAGAG gagcagctccagccGGGATCGGTCAGAGAAGGCTGGAGAGCGAGGGGAGCGGTTTGAGCGCGAGCGATTGGAGAGGGGTGACCGCTTGGAGCGCCCCGACAGGGGGGAGCGGGCAGACAGGAACCGGCCCCCCATCACCAAGCGGAGCTACAGCAAGGAGATGGAGGACAGGAGCCGGGAGCGTGAGAGGCAGGGAGCCCAGGAGGCTGTCCGGAAGGTTTCCAGCATGACAGAGGAGCGGgacaggagcagggagccag TTAAGCGAGAGCCGGCGCCCCCTGCGGCCCCCCCCAAGCCAGCGCTGtcggaggaggagctggagaagaaatcCAAGGCCATCATTGAAGAGTACCTGCATATCAACGACATGAAG GAGGCACTGCAGTGCGTGCAGGAGCTGGCCTGTCCCTCCCAGCTCTATGTCTTTGTGCGGAATGGCATTGAGTCCACGCTGGAGAGGAGCATGATCGCCCGtgagcacatggggctgctgctgtACCAGCTGGTGAAAGCTGGAAACCTCACCAAGGAGCAGTACTACAAAGG GGTGCACGACATCCTGGAGATTGCCGAGGACATGGAGATCGACATCCCGCACATCTGGCTCTACCTGGCCGAGCTGATCACCCCCATCCTGCGGGAAGGGGGCATCGCCATGGAGGAGCTCTTCAG AGAGATTGCCAAGCCCCTGGTGCCCATTGGCAAGGCCAGCACCCTCCTGCTGGAGATCCTGGGGTTGCTGTGCAAGGGGATG agccacaagaaggCAGGGACGCTGTGGAGAGAGGGTGGCCTGAGCTGGAAGGAGTTCCTGCCCGAGGACCAGGATGTGAACAAGTTTGTCACGGAGCAG AAAGTGGAGTATACCATGGGGGACAGCTCGGACACGCCCAGCCGCAAGGAGCTGACTGCCGAGGAGCTGTGCAAGCAGATggagaagctgctgaaagagaacTCTAACAACCAAAGAATATACGACTGGATCGAG GCCAACCTGAGCGAGCAGCAGGTCTCGTCCAGCATCTTCGTCAGGGCCCTGATGACGTCCGTGTGCCATTCGGCCATTGTCT tcgAGAACCCTTACCGGGTGGACACAGTGGTGATCAAAAGCCGGGCCAAGCTGCTGCAGAAGTACGTGAGCGAGGAGCAGAAGGAGCTGCAGGCGCTTTACGCCTTACAGGCCCTCGTGGTGAAGCTGGATCAGCCTCCGA ACCTGCTCCGAATGTTCTTCGATGCCTTGTACGACGAGGACGTCATCAAGGAGGAAGCCTTCTACAAGTGGGAGTCGAGCAAGGACCCGGCCGAGCAGCAGGGCAAGGGGGTGGCCCTCAAGTCAGTGACGGCCTTCTTCACCTGGCTGCGGGAAGCTGAGGACGAATCGGACAACAACTGA
- the EIF4G1 gene encoding eukaryotic translation initiation factor 4 gamma 1 isoform X9 — MNKAPQPTGGAPTAPHPAPSPGLPQSAFPPGQTAPVVFNPSQATQMNTPSQPRQGGFRSLQHFYQSRAQPPTSASRVQSNTSARPGPPAHVYPAASQVMMIPSQISYPASQGAYYIPGQGRSTYVVPTQQYPVQPGAPSFYPGANPPEFGTYAGAYYPAQGVQQFPAGVPAAQVMMNQQPPIPTKRERKTIRIRDPNQGGKDITEEIMSGARTSSTPTPPQAGSGLEPQANGETPHVAVIVRPDDRPKPVPVVSKPVSLEPSKSASPSPPPPLIAEVEPVPLAAVTLVPMESPVDVDTKAELAEAPAETHEPLKATTTVPGGMEQPEEASALDTEPQEEAAATPVLEPPALEPPAQPVLVETQEEVVPPEVVPPEVVPLDEELPAKPATPPSPSPPEEEASSEAVVESNGVLEETPEPVAEPPVCQLEPVVESPVAQPEELVLPNGLGVPGKQEADEPEEQPESDVSPISEPEEVKGEEPAIPASPPAEEEEEEQEEEEECEEPLEAQEQNSPLEAPLSQSSEEITQVAVSVPKKKRKMKELNKKEAVGDLLDAFKESQISDGASEAENKPPASVPAPEPKEAAPACPQEETEETWEEKEDKLDPEKVKAADQKYQYKEEQWKPLNPEEKKRYDREFLLGFQFIFASMQKPEGLPQISDVVLDKVSATTRLVNKTPMRPLDPIRLSGMNCGPDFTPSFANLGRPSMGNRGPPAGLGPRRSQQSQRKEPRKIIATVSLNEDIKLNKAEKAWKPSSKRAAEEEDPDNIKTQDLFRRVRSILNKLTPQMFQQLMKQVTELSIDTEERLKGVIDLIFEKAISEPNFSVAYANMCRCLMGLKVPTTDKPAVTVNFRKLLLNRCQKEFEKDKDDDEIFEKKQKEMDDAAAPEEKARLKEELDDARDKARRRSLGNIKFIGELFKLKMLTEAIMHDCVVKLLKNHDEESLECLCRLLTTIGKDLDFEKAKPRMDQYFNQMDKIIKEKKTSSRIRFMLQDVIDLRRNSWVPRRGDQGPKTIDQIHKEAEMEEHREHIKVQQLMSKQDKRRGPPGSSSGGGRGSQVADDGWNTVPISKGNRPIDTSRITKITKPGSIDSNNQLFAPGGRLSWGKGSSGGSGAKPADSASDANRPATSTLNRFSALQQSTPAESLDSRRVVQRSSSSRDRSEKAGERGERFERERLERGDRLERPDRGERADRNRPPITKRSYSKEMEDRSRERERQGAQEAVRKVSSMTEERDRSREPVKREPAPPAAPPKPALSEEELEKKSKAIIEEYLHINDMKEALQCVQELACPSQLYVFVRNGIESTLERSMIAREHMGLLLYQLVKAGNLTKEQYYKGVHDILEIAEDMEIDIPHIWLYLAELITPILREGGIAMEELFREIAKPLVPIGKASTLLLEILGLLCKGMSHKKAGTLWREGGLSWKEFLPEDQDVNKFVTEQKVEYTMGDSSDTPSRKELTAEELCKQMEKLLKENSNNQRIYDWIEANLSEQQVSSSIFVRALMTSVCHSAIVFENPYRVDTVVIKSRAKLLQKYVSEEQKELQALYALQALVVKLDQPPNLLRMFFDALYDEDVIKEEAFYKWESSKDPAEQQGKGVALKSVTAFFTWLREAEDESDNN, encoded by the exons AGGGGGTGCAGCAGTTCCCAGCCGGGGTCCCCGCTGCCCAGGTCATGATGAACCAGCAGCCGCCCATCCCGACAAAGCGAGAGCGCAAGACG ATCCGGATACGAGATCCAAACCAGGGCGGCAAAGACATCACCGAAGAAATCATGTCTGGAGCAAGGacctcttccacccccacccctcctcag GCTGGAAGCGGTTTGGAGCCACAGGCCAATGGCGAGACGCCCCACGTAGCGGTTATTGTCCGGCCAG ATGACCGCCCAAAGCCTGTCCCGGTTGTAAGTAAACCCGTCTCCCTAGAGCCAAGTAAATCAGCGTCCCCgtctcccccgcctcccctgaTCGCTGAGGTGGAGCCCGTGCCGCTGGCCGCGGTGACACTGGTGCCGATGGAGAGCCCAGTGGACGTGGACACTaaagcagagctggctgaggctCCTGCAGAGACACATGAACCTCTTAAAGCCACCACTACAGTGCCAGGGGGCATGGAGCAGCCCGAGGAAGCCTCTGCCTTGGACACAGAGCCCCAGGAGGAGGCAGCTGCCACCCCTGTCCTGGAACCCCCAGCCCTGGAACCCCCAGCCCAACCAGTGCTGGTAGAAACACAAGAGGAGGTGGTGCCCCCGGAGGTGGTGCCCCCGGAGGTGGTGCCCCTGGACGAGGAGCTGCCAGCTAAGCCTgccactccccccagcccctcgcccCCTGAGGAAGAGGCCTCCAGCGAAGCTGTTGTTGAATCCAATGGAGTCTTGGAGGAAACGCCTGAGCCAGTGGCCGAGCCACCTGTGTGCCAGCTAGAGCCGGTTGTGGAGTCTCCCGTTGCCCAGCCAGAGGAGCTGGTGCTGCCCAACGGGCTGGGGGTACCTGGCAAGCAGGAGGCCGAcgagccagaggagcagccagaGTCAGATGTCAGCCCCATCTCGGAACCCGAGGAGGTTAAGGGAGAGGAGCCGGccatcccagcctccccccctgcagaggaggaggaggaggaacaggaggaagaagaggagtgcGAGGAGCCCCTGGAAGCACAAGAGCAGAATTCCCCGTTGGAAGCGCCTCTTTCCCAGAGCTCCGAGGAGATCACGCAAG TTGCCGTGTCGGTGCCAAAGAAAAAGCGGAAAATGAAGGAGCTCAACAAGAAGGAAGCAGTGGGCGACCTGCTGGATGCCTTTAAAGAG TCTCAGATCAGCGATGGTGCCTCTGAGGCAGAGAACAAgcccccagcctctgtcccagccccGGAGCCCAAGGAGgccgccccagcctgcccccaggaGGAGACTGAGGAGACCTGGGAAGAGAAAGAGGACAAGCTGGATCCGGAGAAGGTCAAGGCCGCAGATCAGAAGTACCAGTACAAGGAAG AACAATGGAAGCCTCTGAACCCAGAGGAGAAGAAGAGATACGACCGGGAGTTCCTGCTGGGCTTCCAGTTCATCTTTGCCAGCATGCAGAAACCTGAGGGGCTGCCCCAGATCAGCGATGTGGTGCTGGACAAGGTCAGTGCCACCACCAGACTG GTGAATAAAACGCCGATGCGACCGCTGGACCCCATTCGCCTGAGCGGGATGAACTGCGGCCCTGACTTCACCCCTTCCTTTGCCAACCTGGGCCGTCCATCCATGGGCAACCGGGGACCG CCTGCAGGGTTGGGCCCACGCCGCTCGCAGCAGAGCCAGAGGAAAGAGCCCCGGAAAATCATTGCCACGGTCTCCCTGAACGAGGACATCAAGCTCAACAAGGCTGAGAAGGCCTGGAAGCCCAGCAGCAAGCGGGCTGCCGAGGAGGAGGATCCTGACAACATCAAGACGCAG GACCTGTTCCGGCGTGTGCGCAGCATCCTGAACAAGCTGACGCCGCAGATGTTCCAGCAGCTGATGAAGCAGGTCACGGAGCTGTCCATCGACACTGAGGAGCGGCTCAAGGGCGTCATTGACCTCATCTTCGAGAAGGCCATCTCCGAGCCAAACTTCTCCGTTGCCTATGCCAACATGTGCCGTTGCCTTATGGGG TTGAAAGTCCCCACGACTGACAAGCCGGCGGTGACCGTGAACTTCCGCAAGTTGCTGCTGAACCGCTGCCAGAAAGAGTTTGAGAAGGACAAGGACGACGACGAGATCTTTGAGAAGAAGCAGAAGGAGATGGATGATGCTGCTGCC ccggAGGAGAAGGCTCGCCTGAAGGAGGAGCTGGACGATGCTCGGGACAAGGCCAGGAGGCGCTCTCTGGGGAACATCAAGTTCATCGGGGAGCTCTTCAAGCTGAAGATGCTGACGGAGGCCATCATGCACGACTGCGTGGTCAAGCTGCTCAAGAACCATGACGAGGAGTCGCTCGAGTGCCTGTGCCGTCTGCTCACCACCATTGGCAAGGACCTGGACTTCGAGAAAGCCAAG CCCAGAATGGATCAGTATTTCAACCAGATGGATAAGATCATTAAGGAGAAGAAAACGTCATCTCGAATTCGCTTCATGCTGCAGGATGTGATTGACCTCAGGCGG AATAGCTGGGTGCCGCGGCGAGGAGACCAGGGCCCTAAAACCATTGACCAGATCCACAAGGAGGCGGAGATGGAGGAGCATCGGGAGCACATCAAAGTGCAGCAGCTCATGTCGAAGCAGGACAAGAGGAGAGGGCCTCCTGGCTCCTCATCTGGAG GTGGGCGAGGGAGCCAGGTTGCAGATGATGGCTGGAACACTGTCCCCATCAGCAAGGGCAACAGGCCTATTGACACCAGCCGGATAACCAAGATCACAAAG CCTGGATCGATCGACTCCAATAATCAGCTGTTTGCACCTGGTGGGCGtctgagctgggggaagggcagcagCGGGGGATCTGGTGCCAAGCCTGCTGACTCAG CTTCTGATGCCAACCGGCCAGCCACTAGCACCTTGAATCGCTTCTCAGCCCTGCAGCAGTCGACCCCCGCGGAGAGCCTGGATTCCCGGCGCGTGGTACAGAG gagcagctccagccGGGATCGGTCAGAGAAGGCTGGAGAGCGAGGGGAGCGGTTTGAGCGCGAGCGATTGGAGAGGGGTGACCGCTTGGAGCGCCCCGACAGGGGGGAGCGGGCAGACAGGAACCGGCCCCCCATCACCAAGCGGAGCTACAGCAAGGAGATGGAGGACAGGAGCCGGGAGCGTGAGAGGCAGGGAGCCCAGGAGGCTGTCCGGAAGGTTTCCAGCATGACAGAGGAGCGGgacaggagcagggagccag TTAAGCGAGAGCCGGCGCCCCCTGCGGCCCCCCCCAAGCCAGCGCTGtcggaggaggagctggagaagaaatcCAAGGCCATCATTGAAGAGTACCTGCATATCAACGACATGAAG GAGGCACTGCAGTGCGTGCAGGAGCTGGCCTGTCCCTCCCAGCTCTATGTCTTTGTGCGGAATGGCATTGAGTCCACGCTGGAGAGGAGCATGATCGCCCGtgagcacatggggctgctgctgtACCAGCTGGTGAAAGCTGGAAACCTCACCAAGGAGCAGTACTACAAAGG GGTGCACGACATCCTGGAGATTGCCGAGGACATGGAGATCGACATCCCGCACATCTGGCTCTACCTGGCCGAGCTGATCACCCCCATCCTGCGGGAAGGGGGCATCGCCATGGAGGAGCTCTTCAG AGAGATTGCCAAGCCCCTGGTGCCCATTGGCAAGGCCAGCACCCTCCTGCTGGAGATCCTGGGGTTGCTGTGCAAGGGGATG agccacaagaaggCAGGGACGCTGTGGAGAGAGGGTGGCCTGAGCTGGAAGGAGTTCCTGCCCGAGGACCAGGATGTGAACAAGTTTGTCACGGAGCAG AAAGTGGAGTATACCATGGGGGACAGCTCGGACACGCCCAGCCGCAAGGAGCTGACTGCCGAGGAGCTGTGCAAGCAGATggagaagctgctgaaagagaacTCTAACAACCAAAGAATATACGACTGGATCGAG GCCAACCTGAGCGAGCAGCAGGTCTCGTCCAGCATCTTCGTCAGGGCCCTGATGACGTCCGTGTGCCATTCGGCCATTGTCT tcgAGAACCCTTACCGGGTGGACACAGTGGTGATCAAAAGCCGGGCCAAGCTGCTGCAGAAGTACGTGAGCGAGGAGCAGAAGGAGCTGCAGGCGCTTTACGCCTTACAGGCCCTCGTGGTGAAGCTGGATCAGCCTCCGA ACCTGCTCCGAATGTTCTTCGATGCCTTGTACGACGAGGACGTCATCAAGGAGGAAGCCTTCTACAAGTGGGAGTCGAGCAAGGACCCGGCCGAGCAGCAGGGCAAGGGGGTGGCCCTCAAGTCAGTGACGGCCTTCTTCACCTGGCTGCGGGAAGCTGAGGACGAATCGGACAACAACTGA